Below is a genomic region from Rhinatrema bivittatum chromosome 8, aRhiBiv1.1, whole genome shotgun sequence.
GATGGATACCCCCAGTAGCGACGGCACACTCCTTCCGATGGCGGCCACACTGTCACCATCAAAGGAGTCAAACTAGACAACAGATGGGTGGTCCCTTACAACCGTGTACTCTCCGGAATCTTCCAAGCTCATATTAACGTTCAGTTTTGCAATTCTGTAAAATCAATCAAGTACATCTGTAAATACATCAACAAGGGCAGTGATCAGGCCGTATTTGTCCTGGAGAAACAACATGACGAAGTATCACGGTATGAGACAGGGCGTTACATCTGCAGTTCTGAAGCAGCCTGGCGCATATTCTGTTTCCCTATTCATGAATGTTTTCCCCCAGTCATTCATCTCGCTGTTAATCTGGAGAACGGCCAGAGGATTTACTTCACAGCTGACAACGTTGTAGAAAAAGTACACAAAACTCCCCAAACAACCCTCTTGGAGTTCTTTGATCTTTGTACACAGGATGATTTTGCCAAATAGCTCCTGTACTCTGAGGTTCCAGCCTACTACGTTTGGAAAAGTAACCAATTTGTTAGAAGGAAACAGGGACAGCACGTACCAGGCTACCCAGGAGTGAAAAAGGACCAAGTCCTCGGCAGTCCACCCAAACAATTCAGAGTGCTATCATCTCAGACTCTTGCTTCATGAGGTCAGAGGGCCCACGTCCTTTCAATATCTTAAAACTGTCGCTGGTGTGCTACAACCCGCATTTCAGTCTGCCTGTCGAGCACTCAGTCTGTTAGAAGACGATACGCACTGGGACAATACTCTCCAGGAAGCTGCACTCTCACATTTGCCACCTAGGATCCGTCAGCTCTTCGCTATTATGTTGGTGTTTCTGTCAAATGGCAAACCCCTTACCACTATgggaaaaacataaaaatagtCTTTCAGAGGATATTCGTAGGCAGCTGCAGATGTCCAAGAATGGTCATCCATAATCTATAACAAATGTCTCACCTTCCTTCAGGATTGTGTACTGGCTATAGGAAGTCACCTCTTCACAAGTACGACTTGCCTGCGCCATCACACAAAATATAACACGCTGCAGCTAACCCTGACTATTTCAGAGATCTGGCTTACAACATCTGTGATCTGGCCAAGACAGTTGATGACAACGAGCCAAGGCTGAATACCAAGCAGAGGAACGTCTATCACGAAGTCATGACCAGTATTCACTGTCAAAGTGGCtgaatctttttcctggatgctCCAGGAAGTACTGGTAAAACATTCTTCATCAACCTGTTGCTTGCCAGAGTACGAAGAAACTCAAACATTACCATTGCTGTGGCTTCTTCTGGCATCGCAGTGACGCTTCTGGAAGGTGGACAGACAACACACTCTGCCTTCAAGCTTCCTCTCAATCTCAACAACACTGAAACACCTCTGTGCAACATCTCCAAGCAGAGCAACATGGTGCAGGTACTCCGACAGTGCAAACTCATAGTGTGGGATGAGAGCACCATGGCCTACAGAGGCGAAGTCGAGGCTCTCCATAAGATGCTCTCAGACATCCGAAACAACAACAACCTCATGGGAGGGTTGACAGTACTGCTCGCCGGGGATTTCAGACAGACTTTGCCAGTTGTTCCACGGGGGATCCATGCCAATGAAGTTAAAGCCTCTTTCAAGTCCTTGTGGCCCACAGTGAAAGTCCTGTCCTTGAGAGTGAACATGAAGGTGTACCTGACAGGTGACGTCAAGACAGGAGAGTTTTCACACCTTCTTTTGGCTATAGAAGATGGTTCACTTCATGAACAAGATGGCAAAGTGAAACTGCCGGCAAATCTATGTCACCTGGTCACAGATTTGAAAAGTCTTACACAAAAGGTATACctagatcttcaaaacatccaCATGAAGGACACATCGTGGTTtagagagagggcaattttaacTTCTACAAATGACACGACAAACTATCAATGACACACTCCTGCAGGTGTTCACCTCAGAAACAAAAACTTATAAGTCTGTGGCCTCGGTCGTCAAAGTCGATGACGCGGTACATTACCCTGTCGAGTTCCTGCACAGTCTCAACCCTTCAGGCATTCCTCAGCACAATCTCATTTTGAAGGTTGGCGCACCAATTATGTTACTAAGAAATCTACAGCCACCAAAACTCTGCAATGTCACCAGACTTCAAGTCAAGTCCCTCCACGGAAATGTCATTGAAGCAATCATTTGTGGATGAGGGGAAACAGTTTTCATCCCTCGCATCCCCCTTATACCATCAGACGTACCCTTTCAATTTAAACGCCTGCAGTTCCCCGTCAGAGTGTGCTTCGCGATGACTATTAACAAGTCTCAGGGCCAGACTCTCAAGGTCGTTGGTGTTGACTTGAGGCATCGCTGCTTCTCAAACGGCCAGCTATACGTGGCCTGCTCTAGAGTCAGCTCAGCTGATAGCCTCATCATACTGCAGCCAGAGGGTCGCACAGCAAACGTTGGATACAAAGAAATCATTACGTCGTGACAGGCAACTCACAGTACATTCATTCCACATATTCAtttcacatttttaaattaccaatAACCTCACTCTATAATAATAAcatgttcattttaaatatataaactccaaagccctcactcactcaaaacaattacttttcaACTTGCGTGAAATAAACTCACACGTTTCTATCAACTTCTCCACCATAGCGAAGCACGGGTATTCCACTagttttttaataaaatgtaaatggcAGACAGCTCTACTTGCATTTTGGAAGATGCAAATAGTTTTCTTGTGACTCCTCAGTACAAAAAAGTATTCACTTTTAAGCAATCATTGCATTTGGTATTGGATAGAGAGTTTAGACCAATCAAATTTGGTGATCTGCTATTTGCAGAAAGGATTGTCCACTCAGATGGAGTAAAAAGAAAGAGCGAGGATAAGAAACAATGGCCATATAGTTAACTTAGAGTTTAATTTGGAAACCTAAGTGGGCAATCTGTTTGAAAGCATGAGCGTTCCTCCTTTGGTAAATAATAGATGCCCTGTTTATGAGTCTCAGAGGGGTGATGTGTGTGTTCTTCAATATTTCTAGTCGactcctggtgtgtgtgtgtgtgtgtgtatgtgtgtgagagagagatggaagggaAGGGCTAAGGATAAAAGTTAAAAGCAGCAAAACCCAatattcaatattttttcaaCAAAAAGGAGTCCTAAGAAATCAAAACTACTGTTTAAAGAAGACCAATGAAGAAGGAATCTATGTGGTCCCAAAAGTTCATGTATTACTTAATATTTCTTGTTGGTTCTTTAAAAGGTATCATGAACTATATAGATTTCAAAAATATCTAACTGGTGGTTTTCCTGATGACAAATTCTGATGTTAGGCACAGAGAGGAGATCTAGGTCATGGCCCCACTATTCAGCATCTTCTTGGACTAGACATGATTACTTCTCAAGTAACTATCCTTTGCTCTCATTGATCTCTTTTATTTGTAAATGGATCAAGGTAAATATGTTTTAACTTTGATCTCTTTAACCTCCTACACATGAAAAAGTTGTGGGTTGACTGTACAGCTGCTCTAAGCTGCTGCTTTCTTTCCATTTATCTAGGTCTTTGATGATAGATTTGTGAGAGCTCAGTCCAAAGCAAGAGGCTGCTGTAGTACCAGTTTTCCATCTTGTACTTTTGTAAACTATTGTGTATTCTTAATTCTTTATAATTATGGTGGAAAGTTATAAAACTCATAACCTCCTCCacactaaaaatgttttgaatgGTTAATCCCTATTGCCTTTAGCCCTCTCAGATGGTTTATATTAGGGCTTAACAGAGGCATGCCGTAGCTTTCACTTCCAGCCATACCAGCCAACTCTCCTTACCTTTTCCTTTACCCTTAAATAATGATGCACTCTCATACATTGTCACATACCTTTACTGAGTGGATTAAATGGCAGCAGCTGTATTCAATATAAGTTACATATGACATAATTCTACACTCATCAGCCTCGGGAAGGCACAGTACACATTACTTAAAGCAGCCCACTTAACAAGAAATAATAATATTGACCACTAAAACTAATGAAGTGATTGTCCCACATATTCATTTTTTTACATAAATGCTGCTAGCCCAGGCAAACGGCAGTGGCTTCTCTATGCTGTGTGCCTCCACCTCACTTTcccatggctgctgctgcatcctTCCCTTAACATGGTCTgagtaaatgcattttatttaccatttttgTGGCCTTTTTCAAACCACCCATTCCATCGTGTTAGAATCCAGCCACCTTCCCAGACTCCTCGGCTTCGGACACTCACTGCACTGCAGGAAGCCACCATTGCACGCTCTGACGCGTGTATTACTAGGACCTGGTGAAGAGATGCATAGGGTGTGTGTGCACATCTGTGTGCATGATTCTGCGCACTGTGACAAGAAAGTTGGGTAGTTGCCCCTatgatgatgtcacacactcAAGACTACTTAGCCCACCTAAAACTGGACttcttgccttagcaacaggttttTTGGTCTGTTTGGGCCTTGCTTGCTATGTGTCTTATTCTGGATCTGCCTGCTTGCTTGCCTATGTGCTGCCTGTTTTGACCCTGGATTGGTTATGGGATACTAActgcctgttgcctg
It encodes:
- the LOC115097556 gene encoding LOW QUALITY PROTEIN: ATP-dependent DNA helicase RRM3-like (The sequence of the model RefSeq protein was modified relative to this genomic sequence to represent the inferred CDS: inserted 2 bases in 1 codon; substituted 1 base at 1 genomic stop codon), producing MTKYHGSTGKTFFINLLLARVRRNSNITIAVASSGIAVTLLEGGQTTHSAFKLPLNLNNTETPLCNISKQSNMVQVLRQCKLIVWDESTMAYRGEVEALHKMLSDIRNNNNLMGGLTVLLAGDFRQTLPVVPRGIHANEVKASFKSLWPTVKVLSLRVNMKVYLTGDVKTGEFSHLLLAIEDGSLHEQDGKVKLPANLCHLVTDLKSLTQKVYLDLQNIHMKDTSWFRERAILTSTNDTTNXINDTLLQVFTSETKTYKSVASVVKVDDAVHYPVEFLHSLNPSGIPQHNLILKVGAPIMLLRNLQPPKLCNVTRLQVKSLHGNVIEAIICGXGETVFIPRIPLIPSDVPFQFKRLQFPVRVCFAMTINKSQGQTLKVVGVDLRHRCFSNGQLYVACSRVSSADSLIILQPEGRTANVGYKEIITS